Proteins from a single region of Calonectris borealis chromosome 14, bCalBor7.hap1.2, whole genome shotgun sequence:
- the CHST14 gene encoding carbohydrate sulfotransferase 14, producing the protein MFPRPPFPGEVRRAAAAGRSRSRPRGAGGGTVLLPSMLMFGVILASSGLLLMIEKGILAEVKPPPLHPAAGELSRRGGGGGEAAPGDLDYEVLQDIRNRTIRAVCGQRAMPRSVWELPAGQRRTVLRHLLVSDKYRFLYCYVPKVACSNWKRILKVLDGALESVDVKLKMDHKSDLVFLGDMKPDEINYRLKNYYKFIFVRNPMERLLSAYRNKFGEIKEYQQRYGVEIVRRYRKNGGNSVGDDVTFSEFLRYLLDEEVERMNEHWMPIYNLCQPCAVRYDFIGSYERLNADASYVLEQVQSPSFVRFPERQSWYKPMTAETLRYYLCNTQRRLIKELLPKYILDFSLFGYPLPNITSEFCRQ; encoded by the coding sequence ATGTTTCCCCGTCCCCCCTTCCCGGGGGAGGTGaggcgggcggccgccgcgggcCGCAGCCGCTCCCGCCCGCGGGGCGCCGGCGGCGGCACCGTGCTGCTGCCCTCCATGCTGATGTTCGGCGTGATCCTGGCCTCCAGCGGCCTGCTCCTCATGATCGAGAAGGGCATCTTGGCCGAGGTGAAGCCGCCGCCGCTGCACCCGGCGGCGGGGGAGCtctcccggcggggcggcggtggcggtgaGGCGGCCCCCGGCGACCTGGACTACGAGGTGCTGCAGGACATCCGCAACCGCACCATCCGCGCCGTCTGCGGGCAGCGGGCCATGCCCCGCAGCGTCTGGGAGCTGCCGGCCGGCCAGCGGCGGACagtcctccggcacctcctggtCAGCGACAAGTACCGCTTCCTGTACTGCTACGTGCCCAAGGTGGCCTGCTCCAACTGGAAGCGCATCCTGAAGGTGCTGGACGGGGCGCTGGAGAGCGTCGACGTCAAGCTGAAGATGGACCACAAGAGCGACCTGGTGTTCCTGGGGGACATGAAGCCGGACGAGATCAACTACCGCCTGAAGAACTACTACAAGTTCATCTTCGTGCGAAACCCCATGGAGAGGCTGCTGTCGGCCTACAGGAATAAATTTGGGGAGATCAAGGAGTACCAGCAGAGGTATGGGGTGGAGATCGTCAGGCGGTATCGGAAGAATGGGGGGAATTCGGTGGGCGACGACGTGACCTTCTCTGAGTTTCTCCGGTACCTGCTGGACGAGGAGGTGGAGAGGATGAACGAGCACTGGATGCCCATCTACAACCTGTGCCAGCCCTGCGCCGTGAGGTACGACTTCATCGGCTCCTACGAGCGGCTGAACGCGGATGCCAGCTATGTCCTCGAGCAAGTCCAGTCACCCTCCTTCGTCCGCTTCCCCGAACGGCAGTCGTGGTACAAGCCCATGACGGCAGAAACACTCCGTTACTACCTGTGCAACACCCAACGCCGACTGATAAAAGAGCTGTTACCAAAATACATCCTGGATTTCTCCCTCTTTGGCTACCCCCTTCCCAACATAACCAGCGAATTCTGCAGGCAATGA
- the LOC142088017 gene encoding prolactin-releasing peptide receptor-like, which yields MAHSQLPNDSWQNGSAPLFTGLDLLLELKPLFIPLYATLVAVACTGNLFLILLIALTKKLHCTTNFLIGNLAAADFIMCLTCVPLTVSYAFEVRGWLFGMFMCYFVTLMQAATVFVSVLSLTAIAIDRYVVVAYPIRRRISRRSCICLVACIWLLSIMASVPTSLHTHYLDLNTIGHDMIICEEFWKHEEKERLLYSCLMLLLSYMLPLLAVLVSFCAITYHLRRRNVPGAAYPCQDKWTKTKRKTFRVLTVSVACFAICWLPLQVVNFIRDIDEEFTILDKRYINVIQVSCHLIAMSSACYNPFIYASLHDKFWFHLSSYFYRKKKSSSIMSCKASRFNTCSTLADAPTGISDKIALQTRLS from the coding sequence ATGGCTCACAGTCAGCTGCCCAACGACTCCTGGCAGAACGGCTCAGCCCCTCTCTTCACCGGCCTGGATCTCCTCCTGGAGCTGAAGCCCCTCTTCATCCCGCTCTACGCCACGCTGGTGGCAGTGGCGTGCACGGGGaacctcttcctcatcctcctcatcgCTCTCACCAAGAAGCTGCACTGCACCACCAATTTCCTGATCGGGAACCTGGCGGCAGCCGACTTCATCATGTGCCTCACCTGCGTCCCCCTCACCGTCTCCTACGCCTTCGAGGTGCGGGGCTGGCTCTTCGGGATGTTCATGTGCTACTTTGTCACCTTGATGCAGGCTGCCACCGTCTTCGTCTCGGTGCTGTCCCTCACCGCCATCGCCATCGACCGGTACGTTGTGGTGGCGTACCCCATTCGCAGGAGGATAAGCCGCAGGTCCTGCATCTGCCTCGTGGCCTGCATTTGGTTACTCTCCATCATGGCCTCTGTTCCCACGTCGTTGCACACCCACTACTTGGATCTCAACACCATCGGCCACGACATGATCATCTGCGAAGAGTTTTGGAAGCACGAAGAGAAAGAGCGGCTGCTGTACTCGTGCTTGATGCTCCTCTTGTCCTACATGCTCCCACTTTTGGCGGTATTGGTCTCCTTCTGTGCCATCACCTACCACTTGCGGAGGAGGAACGTCCCGGGCGCTGCCTATCCCTGCCAAGACAAATGGACCAAAACGAAGCGGAAGACCTTCCGGGTGCTCACCGTCTCGGTGGCGTGCTTTGCTATCTGCTGGCTGCCCCTCCAGGTGGTGAACTTCATCAGAGACATCGACGAGGAGTTCACCATCCTGGACAAGAGGTACATCAACGTTATCCAGGTCTCGTGTCACCTGATTGCCATGAGCTCTGCCTGCTACAACCCTTTCATCTATGCCTCCCTCCACGACAAGTTCTGGTTCCACCTCAGCAGCTACTTCTACCGCAAGAAGAAGAGCTCCAGCATTATGTCCTGCAAGGCTTCTCGATTCAATACCTGCTCCACCCTGGCAGATGCTCCTACCGGGATCTCGGATAAGATAGCTTTGCAAACTAGACTCTCTTAA